Proteins encoded by one window of Chondromyces crocatus:
- a CDS encoding Re/Si-specific NAD(P)(+) transhydrogenase subunit alpha, translating to MAEETGASAQTTSEEVGDKALLVGVLKEVDPREKRVAATPASVERLLKLGLEVAVESGAGAGAGFEDAAYAEAGARVLPSAEAVWQEADLVIKVRPPMEHPTTGRHEAELARKKQRLISFLWPAQNKALVEQLAAHEMTALAMDAVPRITRAQKLDALSAMSNISGYRAVVEAAFGYGRSLGGQVTAAGRVKPAQVFVIGAGVAGLAAIGAARSLGAQVKAFDTRPVVREQVESMGAQFVPFEFSGETGEGKGGYAKEVSEAYLDAEQQLIGDHCRTSDIVITTALIPGKKAPELITSGAVVGMRRGSVIVDLAAEQGGNCALTERDKTVEHYGVIINGHTDLLSRMALQASELYANTIVNLIEEILGKERVWRLNLEDEIQRGMVVLHEGKLLWPPPSPTIRPGAPAPQKPAAHASAKPEVPSSPWPARIGMLIGLGVLLPIGLFGQRDLVQHLTVFLLACVVGWHVVWNVTPALHTPLMSVTNAISGIILIGGMLLSASGTVGVPVAAILGAVAVLLASINVAGGFLVTQRMLRMFHR from the coding sequence ATGGCTGAAGAGACGGGTGCTTCCGCGCAGACGACCTCCGAGGAGGTCGGGGACAAGGCGCTCCTGGTGGGGGTGCTGAAGGAGGTGGATCCACGGGAGAAGCGGGTGGCGGCGACGCCTGCTTCGGTGGAGCGCCTCCTGAAGTTGGGGCTCGAGGTCGCCGTCGAGAGCGGTGCCGGGGCCGGAGCGGGCTTCGAAGACGCGGCATACGCGGAGGCTGGGGCCCGCGTTCTGCCGTCGGCCGAGGCGGTGTGGCAGGAGGCCGACCTGGTGATCAAGGTGCGGCCTCCGATGGAGCACCCGACGACGGGTCGACACGAGGCGGAGCTGGCTCGGAAGAAGCAGCGGCTGATCTCGTTCCTGTGGCCCGCGCAGAACAAGGCGCTCGTCGAGCAGCTCGCGGCCCACGAGATGACCGCGCTGGCGATGGACGCGGTGCCCCGGATCACCCGCGCACAGAAGCTGGATGCGCTGAGCGCGATGTCGAACATCTCGGGCTACCGAGCGGTGGTCGAGGCGGCGTTCGGCTACGGGCGCTCGCTGGGTGGGCAGGTGACGGCGGCGGGGCGGGTGAAACCGGCGCAGGTCTTCGTGATCGGGGCCGGGGTCGCGGGGCTCGCGGCGATCGGCGCGGCGCGCTCGCTGGGCGCGCAGGTGAAGGCATTCGACACGCGCCCGGTGGTGCGCGAGCAGGTGGAGTCGATGGGCGCGCAGTTCGTGCCCTTCGAGTTCTCCGGGGAGACCGGCGAGGGGAAGGGGGGCTACGCCAAGGAGGTGAGCGAGGCGTACCTCGATGCGGAGCAGCAGCTCATCGGAGATCACTGCCGCACGAGCGACATCGTGATCACCACGGCGCTGATCCCGGGGAAGAAGGCGCCGGAGCTGATCACCTCGGGGGCAGTGGTGGGGATGCGCCGCGGCTCGGTGATCGTGGACCTCGCGGCGGAGCAGGGCGGCAACTGCGCGCTCACCGAGCGGGACAAGACGGTGGAGCACTACGGGGTGATCATCAACGGGCACACCGACCTGCTCAGCCGGATGGCGCTGCAAGCGAGCGAGCTGTATGCGAACACCATCGTCAACCTGATCGAGGAAATTCTCGGCAAGGAGCGGGTGTGGCGGCTGAATCTCGAGGACGAGATCCAGCGAGGGATGGTGGTGCTGCACGAGGGGAAGCTGCTCTGGCCACCGCCGAGCCCCACCATCCGGCCTGGCGCGCCCGCGCCGCAGAAGCCGGCGGCGCACGCATCGGCGAAGCCGGAGGTGCCGTCGAGTCCGTGGCCTGCGCGAATCGGGATGCTGATCGGCCTGGGCGTGCTGCTTCCGATCGGCCTCTTCGGGCAGCGGGATCTCGTGCAGCACCTCACGGTGTTCCTGCTGGCCTGCGTGGTGGGCTGGCACGTGGTCTGGAACGTGACCCCGGCCCTGCACACGCCCCTGATGAGCGTCACCAACGCGATCAGCGGCATCATCCTGATCGGCGGCATGCTGCTCTCGGCGAGCGGCACCGTGGGGGTCCCGGTGGCGGCGATCCTCGGGGCGGTGGCGGTGCTGCTCGCGTCGATCAACGTGGCGGGTGGTTTTCTCGTGACGCAGCGGATGCTGCGGATGTTCCACAGGTGA
- the argB gene encoding acetylglutamate kinase encodes MSGTLSSSPDGFEGTLVVKLGGEVVGGPSLATIAEDLATLSGAGARIVVIHGGGPQATKLQEQLGLPVQKVAGRRVTDRETLEVMKMVVAGKLNVELCAALVAAGAQPVGLHGASGPVIVAARRPPRVYPGAGPDPVDLGFVGDVISVNRDLLNLLMRNSYLPVVACIGAGPNGQVYNINADTVANRLAVELGAESLLMVSDVPGVLRDVEDPSSRIQKLTRAEGHGLVESGVVSRGMIVKLEESFDALRDGVQRIHILGQLKPGDLAREAREPGSVGTVLLP; translated from the coding sequence GTGAGCGGGACGCTGAGTTCTTCGCCGGATGGCTTCGAGGGGACGCTGGTCGTCAAGCTGGGCGGCGAGGTCGTGGGTGGGCCTTCGCTCGCGACGATCGCCGAAGATCTCGCCACGCTGAGCGGGGCGGGAGCGCGCATCGTGGTCATCCACGGAGGCGGGCCGCAGGCGACGAAGCTGCAAGAGCAGCTCGGGCTCCCGGTGCAGAAGGTGGCCGGGCGCCGGGTGACCGACCGGGAGACCCTCGAGGTCATGAAGATGGTGGTCGCCGGCAAGCTCAACGTGGAGCTGTGCGCGGCGCTGGTCGCGGCCGGCGCGCAGCCGGTGGGGCTGCACGGAGCGAGCGGTCCGGTGATCGTGGCCGCGCGGAGGCCACCGCGGGTCTACCCGGGCGCCGGGCCGGATCCCGTGGACCTGGGGTTCGTGGGCGACGTGATCAGCGTGAACCGCGACCTGCTGAACCTCTTGATGCGCAACAGCTACCTGCCGGTGGTGGCGTGCATCGGGGCCGGGCCGAACGGGCAGGTCTACAACATCAACGCGGACACGGTGGCGAACCGCCTGGCCGTGGAGCTGGGCGCCGAGAGCTTGCTCATGGTGAGCGACGTGCCCGGCGTGCTGCGCGATGTGGAAGACCCGAGTTCGCGCATCCAGAAGCTGACCCGCGCCGAGGGCCACGGGCTCGTGGAGAGCGGGGTGGTGAGCCGCGGGATGATCGTGAAGCTGGAGGAGTCGTTCGACGCGCTCCGCGACGGGGTGCAACGGATCCACATCCTCGGTCAGCTGAAGCCCGGCGACCTGGCGCGCGAGGCGCGGGAGCCTGGATCGGTGGGCACGGTGCTGCTGCCGTGA
- a CDS encoding NAD(P)(+) transhydrogenase (Re/Si-specific) subunit beta, translated as MRISLINVAYLLASLLFVMSLRGLSAQQTARSGNARGALGMVLAVVVTLGALLAPDPEVGAHGMHAAIRPEGLGLLAAAIGVGSVVGAVLAARVAMTSMPELVAILHSFVGAAAALVGIATELDAVGRGAPPEVAHHTEIHLGVFIGAVTFTGSVVAFLKLRGTLGSKPLLLPARHALNMLMVIGCFALGGLAFSQGGDGRVTFLLVSTAIAGVLGAHLVLAIGGGDMPVVVSLLNSYSGWAASAAGFMLGNDLLIVTGALVGSSGAILSYIMCKAMNRSIWNVVFGGFGELSGAKVTGGDGGPAKRVNETTVDGAAELLLGAKSVIVVPGYGMAVAQAQHAVKEITTLLAQRAVKVRYAIHPVAGRLPGHMNVLLAEADVSYEIVKEMEEVNEDFGDTDVVIVIGANDIVNPSALDDPSSLIYGMPVLEAWHAGKVIMLKRGMAAGYAGVDNPLCYYDNTLMLFGDAKASVQKLLVALQGRVDQAA; from the coding sequence ATGCGGATCAGCCTGATCAATGTGGCCTACCTGCTCGCGAGCCTCCTGTTCGTGATGTCGTTGCGCGGGCTGAGCGCGCAGCAGACGGCGAGGAGCGGGAACGCGCGCGGTGCACTGGGGATGGTGCTCGCCGTGGTGGTGACGCTGGGCGCCCTGCTCGCGCCCGATCCGGAGGTGGGGGCGCACGGAATGCACGCCGCCATTCGCCCGGAGGGTCTCGGCCTCCTGGCGGCGGCCATCGGCGTGGGGAGCGTGGTCGGCGCGGTGCTGGCCGCGCGTGTGGCGATGACCTCGATGCCGGAGCTGGTGGCCATCCTGCACAGCTTCGTCGGCGCGGCCGCGGCGCTGGTGGGGATCGCGACCGAACTGGACGCGGTGGGTCGAGGGGCGCCGCCCGAGGTCGCACACCATACCGAGATCCACCTGGGGGTGTTCATCGGCGCGGTGACCTTCACCGGCTCGGTGGTCGCCTTCTTGAAGCTACGCGGCACGCTCGGGAGCAAGCCGCTGCTCTTGCCGGCGCGGCACGCGCTGAACATGCTGATGGTCATCGGGTGCTTCGCGCTGGGAGGGCTCGCGTTCTCTCAGGGGGGCGACGGGAGGGTGACCTTCCTGCTCGTCTCCACGGCCATCGCGGGCGTGCTCGGGGCGCACTTGGTGCTGGCCATCGGCGGCGGCGACATGCCCGTCGTGGTCTCGCTCCTGAACAGCTACTCGGGCTGGGCGGCGTCCGCGGCGGGCTTCATGCTGGGCAACGACCTGCTCATCGTCACCGGCGCGCTGGTGGGCAGCTCGGGCGCGATCCTGAGCTACATCATGTGCAAGGCGATGAACCGCTCCATCTGGAACGTGGTGTTCGGCGGCTTCGGCGAGCTGAGCGGCGCCAAGGTGACCGGGGGGGACGGGGGACCTGCGAAGCGCGTGAACGAGACCACGGTCGACGGCGCCGCCGAGCTGTTGCTCGGGGCGAAGAGCGTGATCGTCGTGCCGGGCTACGGGATGGCGGTGGCCCAGGCCCAGCACGCGGTGAAGGAGATCACGACGCTGCTGGCGCAGCGGGCGGTGAAGGTGCGGTACGCCATCCACCCGGTGGCCGGGCGGCTGCCGGGCCACATGAACGTGCTGCTCGCCGAGGCGGACGTCTCCTACGAGATCGTGAAAGAGATGGAAGAGGTCAACGAGGACTTCGGCGACACCGACGTGGTGATCGTCATCGGTGCCAACGACATCGTGAACCCGAGCGCGCTCGACGATCCGTCGAGCCTCATCTACGGGATGCCGGTGCTGGAGGCGTGGCACGCCGGGAAGGTGATCATGCTGAAGCGTGGCATGGCCGCCGGGTACGCCGGGGTCGACAACCCCCTTTGTTACTACGACAACACGCTGATGCTCTTCGGGGACGCGAAGGCGAGCGTGCAGAAGCTCTTGGTGGCCCTCCAGGGGCGCGTCGATCAGGCGGCGTGA
- a CDS encoding HTTM domain-containing protein, with amino-acid sequence MNADKESAAAIAGHPSEATPEPPPAPTSLGGRIREVLTPIYDPTGRRYSWWDLFRDSYFTLDRRTLGFTRILLGLYLIGDLFRRTWDWGDMYSVEGVLPNHVNLFRRGADNFTIFNAFSTNGELWVLWAIILATYVCVLVGFKTKLAQVLSLLWVASMNGRVLLIENGGYVVHNLLLLWTCFLPMGDRFSLDAMRASLRRSKERGAADLNDRSTIDDPDKPDRYVSIIGPVIILQLASIYFFNVVHKTGMAWKNGTAVHYVLYVDRMVTPAVAQVREYIPGWMILIMTRAALAFEASIPVCLLAPIGRVWARRLVIVMMNALHLAFGTTFVLGPFAWALCVFSTLMFQPEDWEIATQTMRREHRARVVRFDPASAGALGVCRLLMRMDRFGLLTFEEQPGLGGRLSVRTPDGKTVDGARALADMVAALPLGPVVAWMLRLPGVRGLVDALLGALDRWNAGAWLGLRVPEVASVAPPPSPLLRGRRKGVAALRELLIVVMWASAVNQAAVELWCINRRIRVPQHEPMRSLAHKFRFLQGWFMFSPNPVMDDGTIIVDAVTIDGRHINPFTGQEPDFDLKSVKSYGYNQIWSDYFNRMHLPANTGYRDAMKEYMFRYPERTGRPEDVIVSGDVYWVKDFNPKWGKTESYNQEREKLFSFVNPKAQAQSQGMTRPSSAPPAPEEPLMPRPAQDDASSGPVPAPEPPQTPFP; translated from the coding sequence ATGAACGCCGACAAGGAAAGCGCCGCCGCGATCGCAGGCCACCCGTCCGAGGCCACCCCCGAGCCGCCGCCCGCGCCCACCTCGCTGGGCGGCCGCATCCGCGAGGTGCTCACGCCGATCTACGATCCGACGGGGCGCCGGTACTCGTGGTGGGATCTCTTCCGGGACTCCTACTTCACGCTGGATCGCCGCACGCTCGGGTTCACGCGGATCCTGCTCGGGCTGTACCTCATCGGCGACCTGTTCCGGCGCACGTGGGACTGGGGCGACATGTACTCCGTCGAGGGGGTGCTGCCGAACCACGTGAACCTGTTCCGGCGCGGGGCGGACAACTTCACCATCTTCAACGCCTTCTCCACGAACGGCGAGCTGTGGGTGCTCTGGGCGATCATCCTGGCGACGTACGTGTGCGTGCTCGTCGGGTTCAAGACGAAGCTGGCACAGGTGCTCTCGCTCCTGTGGGTCGCGAGCATGAACGGGCGCGTGCTGCTGATCGAGAACGGCGGCTACGTGGTCCACAACCTGTTGCTCCTGTGGACGTGCTTCCTCCCGATGGGGGACCGCTTCTCGCTCGACGCGATGCGGGCGTCGCTCCGGCGCAGCAAGGAGCGCGGGGCAGCGGACCTGAACGACAGGAGCACGATCGACGATCCGGACAAGCCGGATCGGTACGTGTCGATCATCGGGCCGGTGATCATCCTCCAGCTCGCGTCGATCTACTTCTTCAACGTCGTCCACAAGACGGGGATGGCGTGGAAGAACGGGACGGCGGTGCACTACGTGCTTTACGTGGACCGGATGGTGACGCCGGCCGTGGCGCAGGTCCGCGAGTACATCCCGGGGTGGATGATCTTGATCATGACGCGGGCGGCGCTGGCGTTCGAGGCGTCGATCCCGGTCTGCCTGCTCGCGCCGATCGGGCGGGTGTGGGCGCGGCGGCTGGTGATCGTGATGATGAACGCGCTGCACCTCGCGTTCGGGACGACGTTCGTGCTCGGGCCATTCGCGTGGGCGCTGTGTGTGTTCTCGACCTTGATGTTCCAGCCCGAGGACTGGGAGATCGCCACCCAGACGATGCGGCGGGAGCACCGGGCGCGGGTGGTGAGGTTCGACCCAGCGTCGGCGGGAGCGCTCGGCGTGTGCCGGCTGCTGATGCGAATGGACCGGTTCGGGCTCTTGACCTTCGAGGAGCAGCCGGGCCTCGGGGGGCGGCTGTCGGTGCGGACGCCGGACGGCAAGACGGTGGACGGCGCGCGGGCGCTCGCGGACATGGTGGCGGCGCTGCCGCTCGGGCCGGTGGTGGCCTGGATGCTGCGGCTGCCCGGGGTGCGGGGACTCGTGGACGCGCTGCTCGGGGCGCTGGACCGCTGGAATGCAGGGGCCTGGTTGGGGCTGCGCGTACCGGAGGTGGCGAGCGTGGCGCCGCCGCCGTCTCCGCTCCTGCGGGGTCGGCGCAAGGGGGTCGCCGCGCTCCGGGAGCTTTTGATCGTGGTGATGTGGGCCTCGGCGGTCAACCAGGCCGCGGTGGAGCTGTGGTGCATCAACCGGAGGATCCGGGTGCCGCAGCACGAGCCCATGAGATCGCTCGCGCACAAGTTCAGGTTCCTTCAGGGCTGGTTCATGTTCTCGCCGAACCCCGTGATGGACGACGGGACGATCATCGTGGACGCGGTGACCATCGATGGGCGGCACATCAACCCGTTCACGGGGCAGGAGCCGGACTTCGACCTGAAGAGCGTGAAGAGCTACGGGTACAACCAGATCTGGAGCGACTACTTCAACCGGATGCACCTGCCGGCGAACACGGGCTACCGGGACGCGATGAAGGAGTACATGTTTCGCTACCCGGAGCGGACGGGGCGGCCGGAGGACGTGATCGTCTCCGGGGACGTGTACTGGGTGAAGGACTTCAACCCGAAGTGGGGGAAGACCGAGAGCTACAACCAGGAGAGGGAGAAGCTGTTCTCCTTCGTGAACCCGAAGGCGCAGGCGCAGTCGCAAGGGATGACGCGGCCCTCGTCCGCGCCCCCTGCGCCCGAGGAGCCACTGATGCCCCGCCCTGCGCAGGACGATGCGTCGTCGGGGCCAGTGCCTGCGCCAGAGCCACCGCAGACGCCGTTCCCGTAG
- a CDS encoding DUF3025 domain-containing protein, translated as MERSPLFWPLRAAASAFTGFESWPSVDDYDRAAGEEFPVRFREQPPRPRRRGRRGPVEITSLYEGRIHLEGWIPTRPASWHDFFNLLVWLSFPRAKRQLSARQAGTLAQWVTPGARGLPGRRTREQDGLAILDEGGMLLLVEEAAAPEIQAGLDARQGDAVADVIATGRAVALVFGHAVYEQLALGGPLVRAMTHTLSSTGPLPANAEARVALADQLLQAALRQPESFCDPASFRSLPVDERLLGGHVSA; from the coding sequence GTGGAGCGGAGTCCTCTGTTCTGGCCCCTCCGCGCGGCCGCGTCGGCGTTCACGGGCTTCGAGAGCTGGCCCTCCGTCGACGACTACGATCGGGCGGCGGGTGAGGAGTTCCCCGTACGGTTTCGCGAGCAGCCACCACGCCCCCGGCGGCGAGGGCGGCGAGGGCCGGTGGAGATCACCAGCCTCTACGAAGGGCGGATTCACCTGGAGGGGTGGATTCCGACGCGCCCGGCATCCTGGCACGACTTCTTCAACCTGCTGGTGTGGCTGTCCTTCCCTCGGGCCAAGCGGCAGCTCAGCGCGCGGCAGGCGGGCACGCTGGCGCAGTGGGTGACGCCAGGAGCGCGGGGGCTGCCAGGCCGTCGTACGCGGGAGCAGGACGGTCTCGCCATCCTGGACGAAGGCGGCATGCTGCTCCTGGTCGAGGAGGCTGCCGCGCCCGAGATCCAGGCTGGGCTGGACGCGCGCCAGGGGGACGCCGTGGCCGACGTGATCGCGACAGGGCGTGCGGTCGCACTGGTGTTCGGTCACGCCGTGTACGAACAGCTCGCGCTGGGTGGCCCGCTGGTGCGGGCGATGACCCATACGCTATCGTCTACAGGCCCCTTGCCGGCGAACGCAGAGGCGCGGGTGGCGCTGGCCGACCAGCTCCTCCAGGCCGCGTTGCGGCAGCCAGAGAGCTTCTGCGACCCGGCGTCGTTTCGCTCGCTTCCCGTGGACGAAAGGTTGCTGGGTGGACACGTGTCGGCGTGA
- the ribA gene encoding GTP cyclohydrolase II produces the protein MVERDQDHDCTGYGPDQVCVRVAGVAELPTRLGRFRIVAFWNNRDAKEHIAMVHGDVVGASEVHTRLHSECLTGDVMASLRCDCRDQLLEGLRKIQEAERGILLYLRQEGRGIGLINKVRAYALQDHGMDTVDANLALGFRDDERDYAVAAHMLLSLGVQSVKLITNNPEKMKQLELYGVKVAGRIPHVIPPHEHNSFYLQTKAKRSGHYIDPSGFTHLSEQSDPVMVEGMTEGTTAPATPEAGPDGKRKTG, from the coding sequence TTGGTCGAGCGCGACCAGGACCATGATTGCACGGGCTACGGCCCGGATCAGGTCTGCGTGCGGGTCGCTGGCGTGGCGGAACTCCCCACGCGGCTCGGCAGGTTCCGCATCGTCGCCTTCTGGAACAACCGGGATGCCAAGGAACACATCGCCATGGTGCATGGCGACGTGGTGGGCGCTTCGGAGGTCCACACCCGGCTGCACTCCGAGTGCCTGACCGGCGACGTGATGGCGTCGTTGCGCTGCGACTGCCGGGATCAGCTCCTGGAAGGGCTGCGCAAGATCCAGGAGGCGGAGCGAGGGATCCTGCTCTACCTGCGGCAGGAGGGGCGCGGGATCGGGCTGATCAACAAGGTGCGCGCCTACGCGCTGCAGGATCACGGCATGGACACCGTCGACGCGAACCTGGCGCTCGGGTTCCGGGACGACGAGCGGGACTACGCCGTGGCGGCGCACATGCTGCTGAGCCTGGGGGTGCAGTCGGTGAAGCTGATCACCAACAACCCCGAGAAGATGAAGCAGCTCGAGCTGTACGGGGTGAAGGTGGCCGGGCGGATCCCGCACGTGATCCCTCCGCACGAGCACAACAGCTTCTACCTGCAGACGAAGGCGAAGCGGTCGGGGCACTACATCGATCCCTCCGGCTTCACGCACCTCTCCGAGCAGAGCGACCCGGTGATGGTCGAGGGGATGACCGAAGGGACGACGGCTCCTGCGACACCAGAGGCTGGACCGGACGGGAAGCGCAAGACCGGCTGA
- the argC gene encoding N-acetyl-gamma-glutamyl-phosphate reductase: MKRFKASIIGGSGYGAAELIRRILIHPEVELVRVASIDYVGELLSAAHPHLEGRTELRFEKLEPEEAAAGCDVVLLGLPHKVAANVVPRLLKNTQAKIVDLSGDFRLRDVAAYEKFYGGKHPAPELLDGAAVYGLPELNREAIRNARLVASPGCFATTILLGLLPLAKAGLLDGSVETVGITGSSGSGVAASATTHHPVRAQNLRTYKPLSHQHMPEITETITSAGARNFGINFVPVSAPLTRGIFATSFARIDASVPTERVGEAFAAAYEGERFVRRPKKRLPEVVAVAGTNYAEVGFELGPVEDGKRTVACFSAIDNLIKGGAGQGIQSMNLVLGLDEALTLEDPGGYP, from the coding sequence ATGAAGCGCTTCAAGGCGTCCATCATCGGCGGCAGCGGTTACGGCGCTGCCGAGCTCATTCGTCGCATCTTGATCCACCCGGAGGTCGAGCTCGTCCGGGTCGCCTCGATCGACTACGTCGGGGAGCTGCTGTCCGCGGCTCACCCGCACCTGGAAGGGCGCACGGAGCTGCGCTTCGAGAAGCTCGAGCCGGAGGAGGCGGCAGCAGGGTGCGACGTCGTGCTCCTCGGGTTGCCGCACAAGGTGGCGGCCAACGTGGTGCCACGCCTGCTGAAGAACACGCAGGCGAAGATCGTGGATCTGTCGGGCGACTTCCGGCTGCGTGACGTGGCGGCCTACGAGAAGTTCTACGGGGGCAAGCACCCGGCGCCGGAGCTGCTCGACGGAGCGGCCGTGTACGGCCTGCCCGAGCTGAACCGGGAGGCGATCCGGAACGCGCGCCTCGTCGCGTCGCCGGGCTGTTTCGCGACGACGATCCTGCTCGGGCTCTTGCCGCTGGCGAAGGCGGGGTTGCTCGATGGATCGGTGGAGACGGTGGGGATCACGGGGTCGAGCGGGAGCGGGGTGGCTGCATCGGCGACGACCCACCACCCGGTGCGCGCGCAGAACCTGCGCACGTACAAGCCGCTGTCGCACCAGCACATGCCCGAGATCACCGAGACGATCACCTCGGCGGGCGCGCGGAACTTCGGGATCAACTTCGTGCCGGTGAGCGCGCCGCTCACGCGAGGCATCTTCGCAACATCGTTCGCGCGCATCGACGCGTCGGTGCCTACGGAGCGGGTGGGCGAGGCCTTCGCGGCAGCGTACGAGGGCGAGCGCTTCGTGCGTCGGCCGAAGAAGCGGCTCCCCGAGGTGGTGGCCGTGGCCGGCACGAACTACGCCGAGGTGGGCTTCGAGCTGGGTCCCGTGGAGGACGGGAAGCGGACGGTGGCCTGCTTCTCCGCGATCGACAACCTGATCAAGGGCGGTGCAGGCCAGGGAATCCAGTCGATGAACCTGGTGCTCGGGCTCGATGAGGCGCTGACGCTGGAGGATCCGGGAGGCTACCCGTGA